In Euphorbia lathyris chromosome 10, ddEupLath1.1, whole genome shotgun sequence, a single genomic region encodes these proteins:
- the LOC136208917 gene encoding sorting nexin 1 — translation MINAQWSTSGSSHSPRSPSSEPYLSVSVTDPVKLGNGVQSYISYRVITKTNFSEYQGPEKIVIRRYSDFVWLRDRLFERYRGVFIPPLPEKSTVEKFRFSAEFIELRRQALDIFVNRIASHNELRQSEDLRTFLQADEETMERLRSQETGYFKKKPADLMQIFKDVQTKVSDVVLGKEKPVEESNPEYEKLKHYIFELENHLSEAQKHAYRLVKRHRELGQSLSDFGKAAKLLGECEGDSLGKAFSDLGAKAETLSIRLQKEAHQLLMNFEEPLKDYVRAVQSIKATIGERANAFRHQCELAETIKLKEINLDKLMLTRSERVGEAEHEYKELKAEGEEATRRFETIVRVMNEEIVRFQDQKTQDIGIAFHEFAKGQARLANNIADAWRSLLPKLEACSS, via the exons ATGATTAACGCG CAGTGGAGTACGTCGGGATCTTCTCATAGCCCTAGATCGCCATCATCGGAGCCTTACTTGTCGGTTTCGGTCACTGATCCTGTCAAATTGGGTAACGGCGTCCAGTCGTACATCTCGTATCGCGTCATTACCAAG ACAAATTTTTCTGAATATCAAGGGCCTGAAAAGATTGTTATTCGGCGTTACAGTGATTTTGTTTGGTTACGCGATCGTCTCTTTGAAAGGTACAGAGGTGTTTTCATTCCTCCTCTTCCAGAGAAGAGTACTGTAG AAAAGTTTCGATTCAGTGCTGAATTTATTGAGTTGCGGCGACAAGCATTGGATATATTTGTTAATAGGATAGCCTCACATAATGAGCTTAGACAAAGTGAGGATCTGAGAACCTTTTTGCAGGCAGATGAAGAG ACAATGGAGAGATTAAGGTCTCAAGAGACTGGTTATTTTAAGAAGAAGCCAGCTGACTTGATGCAAATCTTCAAG GATGTGCAAACTAAAGTGAGTGATGTGGTTCTTGGGAAGGAAAAACCTGTTGAAGAATCAAATCCTgaatatgaaaaattaaaacaCTACATCTTTGAGCTTGAAAACCACTTGTCTGAGGCTCAGAAGCATGCATATCGTCTTGTAAAGAGACACAGAG AGTTGGGACAATCTCTATCAGATTTCGGGAAGGCAGCCAAACTTCTTGGTGAGTGTGAAGGCGATTCCCTCGGGAAGGCATTTTCGGACCTTGGGGCAAAAGCAGAGACATTATCTATTAGGTTGCAGAAGGAG GCCCATCAACTTCTAATGAACTTCGAAGAACCTTTGAAAGATTATGTTCGTGCTGTGCAATCTATTAAG GCCACCATAGGTGAGAGGGCTAATGCCTTCAGGCATCAGTGTGAACTAGCCGAAACAATTAAGTTGAAGGAAATTAATCT TGACAAGCTCATGTTAACGCGTTCGGAGAGAGTGGGAGAGGCTGAGCACGAGTATAAGGAG TTGAAGGCAGAGGGTGAGGAAGCAACAAGAAGATTTGAGACCATAGTACGAGTGATGAACGAAGAGATAGTGCGTTTTCAAGATCAGAAAACACAAGATATAGGGATCGCATTCCATGAATTCGCGAAAGGACAGGCTCGTTTAGCGAATAACATTGCAGATGCATGGCGAAGTCTCCTTCCGAAGCTTGAAGCTTGTTCATCATAA